In Methanoregula formicica SMSP, the DNA window ACCATCACCGCGTCACTGCCGGCCTTGAGCCGGTCCACCCGGTTGAAGTCCTGCGCCCCGGAGATCTTCACCTGCCGGCGCTCGCGGGTGGAGAGTTTGCCGTCGGCACTCATTGCTGTGTTGACGATCACGTAGGGGCGCATAGTCTATCGAAGGTTACCCGGCCAGTTATATCAAACCACTGATCCCGTTACGGATGCCGGGCACTGCCCGGCTTTCGTGCTGATGTGGAGGATTCTCCCTGAGACCGGTGAGCCGTTGCAGAGGAGCCGCCTCTTCCCAACTATTTGGAGTGTTAGCCCTGCCTGCAATCTTCAAATAACAAGAGAACCAAAATGGCATCAGGTATGAAGGAGACAGAGGTCTGGATCGGACCGCACGGCACACAGAAAACCGATCTCATCCGGCTGGTCATCATCCTCTCCCTCACGATCCTGTGCATTGCCACGTCCGTAGTCTCCTTCTCATCCGGCATTCTTGGCATCATCACCTCCCAGCTCTTTTTCATCCCCATCATCTATGCCGCGTCTGTCTCCCCTAAAAAAGGGGTCTATGTTGCAACAGCATGCGCCTTCGCGTACCAGACCATCGGCTATTTCTATAGCTACCCCGATTCCGTAGCCCTTGTCAGCATCACAGCAGAGGCGATCCTCTTCATTGTCATCGCCGCCATCATCGCGTATTTCATCGAACGGATCCATGCCGGGGAACTCAAGTATCGCACGGTCTTCGAGAACTCCCAGCTTGGGATCATCCTCTTTGATGCCGCGGACTTCTCGATAAAGCAGAGCAACGAAAAGTTTGCCACCATGCTCAATTACACGGTGGATGAAGTAGTTGCAAAGTCCCTGCTCGACATTTTCCTCTCGCCCCGGGAGAAGAGCCGGTTCCTTGAGCGGATTGGAAAGGAGATGACGACTGCCGATTTCGAGACACGTTTCGCCGCAAAGGACGGTTCATCCTGCTGGGTCAACCTCTCGTGGGGGCAGATCGGCGATGGAACTGTCAGCTGCTCGGTCGTCAACATCAATGCACGGAAGCTTGCCGAGAAACTCAACAACGACAACATGATGAAATACCGGCAGCTCACGGAAGGCTCCCCGACAAGCATCCTCATCATCCAGAACGGGTACATCCGGTTTGCCAATCCCTCGTTTGTCGCATTCGTGGGTTATTCTCCCGCGGAGATCACCGGAAAGAGCCTTACGGCGTTTATCGAGCCCGGCGATCTCGACGCATTCAATGAATTTTCCGCAAAGTGGGTACAGAAATTCCCGACAAAGTATGCAAAGGAGTTCCGCTTCCTGACAAAGACCGGGGAGACGCGGGTTGGCTCACTGTTCACGAACCAGGTCGTGCACATGGGCAACCCTGCCACCCTCATCAACATCGTCGACATAACGGAAAAACAGCGCCTTGAAGACCAGATCCACAAGGACAACGAGCGGCGGAGGGGAGTCATCGTGACCGTTGCCCACGAGCTGCGGACACCGCTCCAGCCGATCCTCGGGTACCTCAACCTTCTGCTTTCCGATGCCGAGGGGTTCGGGATCAAGGAAGACACAAAGAAAATCCTCGAGCGCTGCCTTGTCAGTGTTGACCGGGAGCGGCAGATCATCAACCAGATGCTTGACCTTTCCGTTCTCGAGAGCGGGAAATTCCACCTGACCCCCTCCACGTTCCCCCTTGCCCCGCTGGTGAGGAAGGTGCTGGATGCCGGGGGATATGCGACCAAGGCCGAGCTCACGGTCGACATCGAGGACTCGATCCAGGTCATTGGTGACAAGGACCGGCTCTTCTCGGTGCTTGACGCGCTCCTCTCCAATGCGGTCAATTTTTCCAAGCCCCCGCGGAAGATCGGGATCTTCTATCGCTCGCCGGTCGGAGACCGGCAGCATCATATCTCGATCCGGGACAATGGCGTCGGCATCCCGCAGGACCAGTTCAGTTCGATCTTCGAACCGTTCCAGCTGGCAGATGGCACCGTCCTCTCGCGGAAGTACGAGCGCCTCGGCCTGTCCCTCTCGATTGCCCGGAGGATTGTGCAGATGCATGGCGGGAGCATCTCTGTCGAGAGCGTGGTGAATGCCGGCAGCACCTTCACCATTCACCTGCCCAAGGAGGAAATACACCATGATGCGTAAGATTATGCTTGTTGAGGATGACCAGCCCATTCTCGATATGATGGACATCCTGCTGCGCAGGATCGGCTACGAGCCGGTGCTCGTGCCGGATGTACTGGATGCGCTGGAACGCGTGAAAAGCGATCCGCCGGCCCTCATCCTGCTCGACATCATGATGACGCCGATGAACGGCTGGGAGTTTTTAGAGAAACTCCGGACCGAGTACAATATCCGCGAACTGCCCGTGATCCTCTTCACCGCATCCCCTTCGGTGGAAGAGCGGCTCGCCCTGATGAAGGACCCCTACCTCGGGGTGCTCCAGAAACCGGTCTCCATCCCGGAACTGAAGGCCGGCCTCGAAAAGTTCCTCGGGAAACCGGAATGATCCCTCCCGCCGGCTCCGTCGGGATGTGCATTTCCGGGAAAAAATCTGTTACTCTGAAATCTGTTACTCTGGTGTGTTTTCGGGTGCTGATCCTGTTCCAGCGTCCATTGCTTTTTTGATCTCTTCCGAGACCGTATGGCCTGCCCGGTTGATCTCCGCTGAAAGATCATGGATCTGGGTTTCCAGGCCCAGTTTGTGGTGTTCCCTCTTGATTTTCTTCATCTCGTTGCCAAGTTCTTCGGACAGCTCCCTGGGGATCGCCAGTTCTGTTCTCAAATCTCTCGTCCGGGGCATAAAAATGATTCTTTTTCCCGCCCGTCCCCGAACCAAAAAAAATAGTGGCGCAGACTGTCGCCCATACTCCCCCGGGTATTACAAAACCTGAGGCTCGCCCCGCCGGAAGAGGGGGCGGATCTCCGCTGCCACCTGGTCCGTGCAGAAGACCAGGAGGGCATCGCCGGCAGCGAGGACTTCTGTGTCATTGGCGACCGTCATCATGGTGTTGTTCCGCCGCAGGCCATAGTCTGCGACACCATGCCGCTCCTTTAAGCCCAGGTCGCGGATTGCCCTGCCCTCCGCAGAGGAACCGGGCTCAACCGTGAGGACGTGGATGCGCAGCGAGAGGAGGACGGTGTCCATCCCCGTGGAAGGTGGCGCCGCGTCCCCGTTCTTGATGAACTTGGCATAGCCCCAGTTCTGGATCTTGCTGACAATCTTTGCAATCTCGGTGTCCGGCAGCCGGTATTTTTTCAGTGCACGGGTGAAGATCTCGCGGGCGGCCTCGAACTCTTCCGAGATGACCTCGTCGGCGCCAAGGTCCAGCAGGTACTGGGCGTGGCGGACATGCTCGGTGCGGGCGATGATGTAAATATCCGGTGACATGCGGCGGGCACGGTGGACGATCCGGGGAACCGCCTCCTGGTCCGAGACCGCGACAACGAGCGTCCGTGCATCGCGGATGCCGGCATGCTCCAGCACCTCCTCCTGGGCGGCATCGCCGAAGATGAAGTACGGCTTCCGCGCCGCTCTCTCGCGCCTGATGATCTCCGGCTTCATCTCGATGACCATGTAGGGGATACCGGTGATCTCCGCTGCACGGGCAACGCTCTTTCCCGTGATGCCATAGCCGGCAATGACCATATGGTCTTTCGGGATAGACAGGGCGGGTTCGTTCTCCTGGGCAAACGGTGCCTCAATCTTCGCCCGGTAGGGGGCGACCCGGTACCAGAAGTCAGTGAACCGGGGCGCAGCGCTCATCATGAACGGCGTCAGCGCCATGGAAAGGATGGCTGAGGCGAGGAAGAGCTGGTAGACCTTATCCGGGATGAACCCGGACGAGAGGCCGGTCTGGGCCAGGACGAACGAGAACTCCCCGACCTGGCAGAGGGCAAAGCCGGTGAAGATGCAGATCCGGGCCGGCATGCCGAGCGCTGCGGCGGCAAACGCCCCGGTCAGGATCTTGATGCCGATGATGAGCGTGACGATGACAAGGATGAGGAGGACAAAGGACGTGTCCGAGAGGATCGCGCCCGTGTTGAGGAGCATGCCGATCGAGAGGAAGAAGATGCTGGCAAAGACATCGCGGAAGGGGATGATGTGGCTGAGCGCGTCGATATTGTAATCGGACTCGCCGATGATGAGGCCGGCAACGAATGCCCCGAGCGTGTAGGAGAGGCCGGCCTGGTTCGTGAGCCAGGCAACGATGATGCAGATGGCGGCAATCGTGATGAAGAAGAGCTCGCGGCTCCGCTGGGAGGCGACCCGGAACAGGAGGCCGGGGATGACCCAGCGGGCGAGGATGACGATCATGACCAGGATGACGATGACCTTGACAATCTCAAGCGGCAGGTCGTTTAAGTCCATGCCTTCGCTTCCCATGAAGACCGGCAGGATGAGCATCATCGGGATGATGGCAAGGTCCTGGAAGAGCAGGATCCCAAAGAGCGTGCGCCCCTGCAGGGTATCCACCTCGCGGCGCTCCTGGAGGATCTTCATGACGATGGCCGTGCTGGAGAGCGAGATGATGAACCCGAAGACGAGCGCCGAAGTGAACGGGACGTGGAGGGCATGCGTGACAAGGGTGACGGCGACAATGGTTGTTACGATCTGCAACAGCCCGCCGATGACAACCGTCCGCCAGGATTTCAGGAGTTTCTCGAACGAGAACTCAAGGCCGATCGTGAAGAGCAGAAGGATGATGCCGATCTCGCCGACAGTCTCGACTGCTGCCTGGTCGGAGATGATCCGGAAACCGTACGGGCCGGCGAGCATGCCGATGATGAGGAACCCCACGATGCTCGGGAGCCGGAACATCTGGCCGATATAAAGCAGGAGGATGGCGATGATCCCGATGCTGACAAGGCCGAGCATGAACTCCATTACGCAGTCCTCCCCGTTTCCGGTATGTCCGAAGAATCGTTTGTCGGGAATAGTATGTGAAATGGTAGGATGTATGAGCTCATGGTGATCGTAGGGATGCTCCTCTGCACAGGGCGTATGCTCCTTGTGCGCGAATCGGGAAAAGAATAGTGCCCCAGGCCTGATTTGAACAGGCGACAACCAGATCTTCAGTCTGGCGCTCTCCCGGGCTGAGCTACTAGGGCAGGGATACAAATGTTGTTCCTGTTGACTAATAAATGATCTGTTCCCCGTTGCTCCATGACCCGCGCCCCGGGCGTTTATTTTTATAGGCCCAAAGGAGAGTAATAACCCATGGCATCGCCGAACCGCAGCGAAGACTCCGGCCTTACAAACGCGATAAAGAGCCGCGCAGGACATGTTGTCCACGTAACGCACAATGATCTCGATGCGGTGGGTGCAGACGCGGTGCACCGGATGAAGTTCGGGAATGAGGGAGTCTTTACTATCTGGTGTTCGGTGGGAAAGTTCGCCGCGCTCTTCTCGCTGGTCGCCTCCTGCGACGGGAAGGGCGACCTGCTCTCCATCTCCGATCTCGGGTTCCACCCGGACGCGGAGTCCATTGCGGTTAAGGCGAAGAAGAACGGATGGGTCGTGGAGTGGCGCGACCACCACCGCTGGCGGGAGGAGGAGATCGAGAAGATCGGGCGTGCGGTCTCCCTCCTCCGGGTCGACACGTCGACCTGTGGCACGGGGATCGTTGCCCGCGATCTCATGCCCGGCGATCCGGTTGCAGCCGAAGTTGCCCGGGTTGTCTGCGATTACGATCTCTGGAAGCATGCCGATCCCCGTTCGGCCGTGCTCGGGCAGGTGCTCCAGCGAAAGGAGAACCGTGACCATGTCCGCAACTGCCTGATCAACGGGATCTTCACGGACGAGCAGATCGAGCGCGAGTACGCGGATATCAGAAACGAGATGGAGTCGATGATGAAGCACAGCCTGCGGCAGGCAACGTTCACCGGGACGAAATACCGGATCGCCTTTGCGCCGCTGTACGGGTATCCGAGCGAGACCGCCCATTTCATCCGCGACGAGAAGAAGACCGAGATCGAGGTGATCATCGGAAAGGACGGTAAGTTTTCGATCCGGTCGGTCCCGCCGATCAGCCACCTCATTGCCCGCGAGTTCGGGGGCGGCGGGCACCCGAGCGCTGCCGGCGGTTCGTTCCATTTCACGGTCGTGGAGCGCTTCACCTGGTGGCTCTTCAAGAAGAGCCGGCACTTCGATGAACTGGTAAAAGTTGCCGAGAAGTTCTGATCTTCCCGTCTTCCGCTTCATGGGTGCAGAACCTGAGACGACGCGGTGATTAATATCACTCCGGCCATCCGCTGTTTTTATCATCCCCCTTGTCCAAGGGAATCTTATGAAGAAATTCATCCTTCCCATCACCCTCATCTGCCTCATGACTCTCGTAGTCGTGCCGGCGCAGGCATTCACCATGCATTCGCTTTCCATCGACCTTGATCCGGCCGGCACTGCACAGGTTGACCTGAACTACGAGCTCACGTTCCTCGAACAGGGGGCGGTCTTCTTCAAGATCGCCGACCCAGCAAGCGAACTCCAGAAAGCCTTTGACACCGGATCTGCGGGCAGGGTAACCGTGATCTCGGCAACCTCTTCGTCCGCCCGTGTCCTCGTGCCCGCGTTTGCTTCGGTCTCGACAAAAGACGGCGTAACAGTCATGACAACACCGGCCGTCTCATTCGAGCGTGCCGAGAAGGTTTTGAAGAACTACTGGTTTGCGCCGCTCGTTGCCGCGGATTTCTCTCCCTCGGTGACTACGGTCACATTCCCTGACGGGCAGCGGGAATATTTCTACAACCAGGTCAGCATCCCGTCCGTGAAGCATGTGATGAGCGGGTAAAATTTTTCTTTCTTGTTCTGAAGAAACCCTATTTGTAAAGATGGGGGCTGATGCTCCCATACCCCTGATTGCGATGCCTGCCGCCGCCGACTCGAAGAACCTGATGGCTCTTCTCGATTTCGTAACGCGCTATGATGCGAAGCAGCATAGAAAGCTGATGAAAATCCCGGGGATTTTCATGCCCGCAGAATAATTTCTTAAATGGGTAAAAAACCTGGTTGATATTCGATAATTCTGGAACTATCGCACGTACACCGACCGCTCAACAACACCCTTCCAGTACGCGTCGCACTCATCCGTGCAATATCCTGCGCCGACAATCTGGTCCGGGTCGAAGTGGGTCCGGGCGAGTCTGATTGCGCTGTCGTCCGGGTCGAGCAGGAAGATCTTCCTGACCGTATACTCGTTCATGAGATCGAAGAGTGTCTCCAGCCGGCCTTGCGTGATTGCAGCCTGCTGCTGGTGTTCGAGGATATCCGCAAGGGTTTCGCGGTCCGGTCCGGGAGAGAAAAAGAAGACCTTCTGGCCGGCAAGCGCGATAAGTTCCGGGTCGTTCGCCTGCTCACAGATCAGGACGTGACCAAAAACTCCCGTGTCCCGCATGGCCCGCATCAGCGTGCGGTAGATCCCGCAGATCGCATCGTTCCACTCATCGGCATCGC includes these proteins:
- a CDS encoding response regulator; translated protein: MMRKIMLVEDDQPILDMMDILLRRIGYEPVLVPDVLDALERVKSDPPALILLDIMMTPMNGWEFLEKLRTEYNIRELPVILFTASPSVEERLALMKDPYLGVLQKPVSIPELKAGLEKFLGKPE
- a CDS encoding cation:proton antiporter domain-containing protein is translated as MEFMLGLVSIGIIAILLLYIGQMFRLPSIVGFLIIGMLAGPYGFRIISDQAAVETVGEIGIILLLFTIGLEFSFEKLLKSWRTVVIGGLLQIVTTIVAVTLVTHALHVPFTSALVFGFIISLSSTAIVMKILQERREVDTLQGRTLFGILLFQDLAIIPMMLILPVFMGSEGMDLNDLPLEIVKVIVILVMIVILARWVIPGLLFRVASQRSRELFFITIAAICIIVAWLTNQAGLSYTLGAFVAGLIIGESDYNIDALSHIIPFRDVFASIFFLSIGMLLNTGAILSDTSFVLLILVIVTLIIGIKILTGAFAAAALGMPARICIFTGFALCQVGEFSFVLAQTGLSSGFIPDKVYQLFLASAILSMALTPFMMSAAPRFTDFWYRVAPYRAKIEAPFAQENEPALSIPKDHMVIAGYGITGKSVARAAEITGIPYMVIEMKPEIIRRERAARKPYFIFGDAAQEEVLEHAGIRDARTLVVAVSDQEAVPRIVHRARRMSPDIYIIARTEHVRHAQYLLDLGADEVISEEFEAAREIFTRALKKYRLPDTEIAKIVSKIQNWGYAKFIKNGDAAPPSTGMDTVLLSLRIHVLTVEPGSSAEGRAIRDLGLKERHGVADYGLRRNNTMMTVANDTEVLAAGDALLVFCTDQVAAEIRPLFRRGEPQVL
- a CDS encoding PAS domain-containing sensor histidine kinase, which produces MKETEVWIGPHGTQKTDLIRLVIILSLTILCIATSVVSFSSGILGIITSQLFFIPIIYAASVSPKKGVYVATACAFAYQTIGYFYSYPDSVALVSITAEAILFIVIAAIIAYFIERIHAGELKYRTVFENSQLGIILFDAADFSIKQSNEKFATMLNYTVDEVVAKSLLDIFLSPREKSRFLERIGKEMTTADFETRFAAKDGSSCWVNLSWGQIGDGTVSCSVVNINARKLAEKLNNDNMMKYRQLTEGSPTSILIIQNGYIRFANPSFVAFVGYSPAEITGKSLTAFIEPGDLDAFNEFSAKWVQKFPTKYAKEFRFLTKTGETRVGSLFTNQVVHMGNPATLINIVDITEKQRLEDQIHKDNERRRGVIVTVAHELRTPLQPILGYLNLLLSDAEGFGIKEDTKKILERCLVSVDRERQIINQMLDLSVLESGKFHLTPSTFPLAPLVRKVLDAGGYATKAELTVDIEDSIQVIGDKDRLFSVLDALLSNAVNFSKPPRKIGIFYRSPVGDRQHHISIRDNGVGIPQDQFSSIFEPFQLADGTVLSRKYERLGLSLSIARRIVQMHGGSISVESVVNAGSTFTIHLPKEEIHHDA
- a CDS encoding DHH family phosphoesterase, which gives rise to MASPNRSEDSGLTNAIKSRAGHVVHVTHNDLDAVGADAVHRMKFGNEGVFTIWCSVGKFAALFSLVASCDGKGDLLSISDLGFHPDAESIAVKAKKNGWVVEWRDHHRWREEEIEKIGRAVSLLRVDTSTCGTGIVARDLMPGDPVAAEVARVVCDYDLWKHADPRSAVLGQVLQRKENRDHVRNCLINGIFTDEQIEREYADIRNEMESMMKHSLRQATFTGTKYRIAFAPLYGYPSETAHFIRDEKKTEIEVIIGKDGKFSIRSVPPISHLIAREFGGGGHPSAAGGSFHFTVVERFTWWLFKKSRHFDELVKVAEKF